AAAAATATCTTTTGTGAATTCTGTGGATGACCATGAACAAAGAATATTAATTGATTAAATCAGAACAAGAATATGATAATAAAACAGAATCACATCTGATTTTTAATTTATAATAACGTACTCATTGAATTAAGCGTAAAAAAGAGCGCATAATTTTATTCTTCTTTTTACCAATCTGCTTTTCATGGGTTCAAACTTAGACTGAATTTCACCATTCTCTTTAATGTAAACCACGAAAGGCTGGTTTAATGTATGGGTAAGGTGATAAATAGTCACTAATTCTGCTATATCCTCATGCCATGATGCCATTCCATACAACGATACAAATGGTGTTTTCTTAAGTGAATCGTAGATATTCTTTGCTGATGTAATTGGCTGAACTTTCCCACCTCTGAAACGTGTTTTTTCCAATTCCGGTTTTGTATATCTCACTTCAGGAACATTATATAGACGCCATATATTTCTAGTATAGGCAGTATGATTAATCACAGAGTCTGTTTCTTCAGCATGCGGAGTCAATTTTAGTACTGCATCTACAACATGAGTAGCTTCATGCAACAATACGTACACAAAAGCATCAAAATTTCCTGCATCGATTTGTAACTCAAGCGATGGTCTGGCTGAAGTATCATATAGAGATTTTTCTTTTACGGTAGCCCATTCTGATATGGTTTCATTCAAAATCCCGGCTCGAAAAGTAATATTGAATTTTTTATTAGCCGCCGCTGCTTCTTGTTCAACTGGGGAAGTAAGAGCAGTATTAGGCATATTGTCCATAAAACTAATGCTTTGTAAATGCTCTTTAAGAATCTTCAGATGCAATGGAGGCAGTAATGAAAAAGCGTTTGCCACTTTTCGCTGTTCTGTTTCTGTCAAAACATGATTGGCAGGTGACATTCCAGTTTCAATAAACTTGGCAAAAATACTTTCTGGTGCTACAGCTATCCGATCGCGATAGAAAGAATAATCTGCATTAGTATTTGTCTGAGCAGAAAGTTTACTAATAAGAATGATATTAAAAAAAATAATGATGAGTTTATTGTACGTCATTAATTTGAATTTAAGTGTTACATCAAGACAACAATTTCGTTTTGTTGCCTGAATATTGCAAAATTAATACATATCCAAATCTGTGCAATAGGAGAATAACTTATCCCTATATAAAATCATTTAACAGGCGAACTACGACTACAATATTATCCGTTTGGGCTACATCTATCTATACGTAACCAGTGAACTTTGTAATATCAAAATATTAGTACTATGGATTTAAAAAACAGCACCATCCTGATTACAGGAGGAACCAGCGGCATAGGTTTGGAATTTGTAAAACAACTTACCGAACAAGGGTCGACAATAATCGTTACAGGCCGCAAACAAGAAGCTTTAAATGACACTAAAAGGCGTTTTCCAAAAATACACGTTTTTCAGAGTGATGTCAGCAGTCCGGAAGCTATAAGACAGTTATACAAATCTGTTACCCAGCAATTTCCTGATCTGAATATTATAATCAATAATGCCGGCGAAATGCGATTGATTGATATGCAGGACACTTCAAAAAGTCTTGAAAACCTTACCCGCGAAATCGACATCAATCTCTCGGGTAGTATCCAGATGACATATCAGTTTTTGCCACATCTTATAAAAAAGCAATCCGCTGCGATTGTTAATGTTTCTTCTGCTATTGCCTTTATGGCTTACTCTTCAGCACCTGTCTACAGCGCATCGAAAGCTGGTCTCCACGCTTTTACAATGGCATTACGCATGCAATTAAAAAAAACGAGTGTAAAAGTGCTCGAATTTATTCCACCGGGAGTAAATACTAATCTGCAAAATGACTGGGTTTTGCAGCCCAATCCACGCCAGATGATGGATGCAGACAAAGTAGTGCAGACCGCAATTAGAGGTCTGCAAAAAAATACTCCTGAAATAATGCCGATGCTGGTAAAGGTCATCAAATTCTTAGGACGTATCATTCCTAAAGCACTGATGAATTTCGGACACAGAGAATTTGAAAGATTCAAACAACTTAATTATCAACAAAAAAAATCATAAAATGAAAAAATATGTTTTAGCAATACTAGTACTGGTGTCGGTAACATCCTCTGCCCAATTGCCTGCCGATAAAATTATAGGTATTTGGCAATGCGAAGATTATAAAATAGAAGTGTTTAAATCAGGAAACACCTATTCGGCAAAGCTTTTATGGTCAAAAGACATGTTTGAAGCCGATGGAAGAACGCCTAAGAGAGACAGTAAAAATCCTGATGCAAAATTGAAAACGCGTTCAGTGCAGGGAATTACCCATATTACCCAATTAGCGTTTGAAGACGGAGAATATGTCAATGGAAAGCTTTATAGCATACAAGATGGTAATACCTACAGCCT
This is a stretch of genomic DNA from Flavobacterium endoglycinae. It encodes these proteins:
- a CDS encoding DUF2147 domain-containing protein yields the protein MKKYVLAILVLVSVTSSAQLPADKIIGIWQCEDYKIEVFKSGNTYSAKLLWSKDMFEADGRTPKRDSKNPDAKLKTRSVQGITHITQLAFEDGEYVNGKLYSIQDGNTYSLKGKLKSAEELETRGYKGVPMLGKTFKWKRVK
- a CDS encoding SDR family oxidoreductase: MDLKNSTILITGGTSGIGLEFVKQLTEQGSTIIVTGRKQEALNDTKRRFPKIHVFQSDVSSPEAIRQLYKSVTQQFPDLNIIINNAGEMRLIDMQDTSKSLENLTREIDINLSGSIQMTYQFLPHLIKKQSAAIVNVSSAIAFMAYSSAPVYSASKAGLHAFTMALRMQLKKTSVKVLEFIPPGVNTNLQNDWVLQPNPRQMMDADKVVQTAIRGLQKNTPEIMPMLVKVIKFLGRIIPKALMNFGHREFERFKQLNYQQKKS